From the genome of Terriglobia bacterium:
GGTTTTAATCTCCGTGGATTTCACCTGGCCCTTGCCGTCGAGACGGCGCACTTCCTGCCGTTCGACGTAGGTGTAGTCGCGCAGCTTCTTGTCGTTTTCCAGGTCCTTGTCGGCGGATTCGCGAATGAGTTGGCGGATTTGATCTTCCGACAGCGAAGTTGCCGGAGCAGTGGTGGTAGCAACCGGATCAGACGCTTTCTGGGAGTTCGGCGTCGCTTGGCCAAAAGCCAGAGCCGACAGGAGAGTTGCAAAAACCGCGTATCTGAACTGCACTTTCATCTTTACGTATACTAAACTTCCGCGGCTCCATCAGGCTTTTCCTGCGGCCAGGCCCCCTGGCGCGGCGAACGCAACGATCGGACCGCGCCGAGGTCGGTCGGACTGGGGGGGATTTTCTCGGAGAGTACTAAGCCGCCAATCAGTTGGCCCGCATTGCTCGGCAAAGCCGCGATGCGAGCACGCGGACATCTTACCCATTGTTCCCGAGTTGCGGGCAACCTGGGAGTTAACGAGAGACCCATTCCAACTTCCGGATTGCCGACGGCCCAGAAGTATCATAGGTCAAGGAGCAGGGAGCCGTGACCACGCGCCAACCCCAGGTTCACACTCAACTCGGCCGAGCCGCAGTCCAGATCTTTGCCGCCAATGATCGCATGAACCAGATTCTTATCGAACATCTTGACCCTACCGCCTGGAGAGCCAAACCGCCCGGCAAGGCCCGCACCATTGCGGCGATCTTCACGCACATGCACAATGTCCGCTCCAAGTGGGTCAGGCTTACCGCTCCGCACCTGAAGGTTCCACGACAGCTCAACCGCGCGCACTGCACGCCGCAGCAGGCCCGTGCGGGATTGGCCGAGAGCGCCGCTCGGTGCGCGGAGATGCTCGCGGAAGCGCTCGGCGGTTGTGGGGGCCGCGTCGAGAAGTTTCGCCGAGACGGCTGGGCTCGGCCTTGGCCGGTTGGCCTGGAAATGCTGTGCTACATGCTTTCTCACGAAGCCCACCATCGCGGGCAGGTGTGTATGCTCGCGCATCAGCTCGGATTCCGGTTGCCGAACGAGGTGGCCTCCGGAATCTGGAATTGGGAAAAACTGTGGAAAGAGTGCGGATCGCCTGGCGGCCCCGGCAACGATTCTTAAGGAATCGCTCACCCTGTGATGACGAGCGATAAATCGCATTAGCGTATGTTACGGGGCCGGGATTGCCGCTTTGGGCGTAAGTTACGTGAAGCGCTGTTATCAACATCCGTTACGTCCTGTTCTGTCGAAAAGCGACAAATCCTCCATGTACCCGAA
Proteins encoded in this window:
- a CDS encoding DinB family protein gives rise to the protein MTTRQPQVHTQLGRAAVQIFAANDRMNQILIEHLDPTAWRAKPPGKARTIAAIFTHMHNVRSKWVRLTAPHLKVPRQLNRAHCTPQQARAGLAESAARCAEMLAEALGGCGGRVEKFRRDGWARPWPVGLEMLCYMLSHEAHHRGQVCMLAHQLGFRLPNEVASGIWNWEKLWKECGSPGGPGNDS